A stretch of DNA from Lysinibacillus sp. B2A1:
TCTTCATACTAATAAACCATTTTATTCAATTTTTTTTAAAGATTATAAGTCGAAATAGTAAGTTTTTTGGGTTGTGAATCATTTTTTTTGGCAGTATAGTTGTTTAATGTCGGGGATGTTTGGATTATTTTCCATTCATAAATATTTTAATAAAAAGGTATACATACCTTCCATGAAAATTACATCAGGACTGCCAAATGTAATGTTCTCTACTATTTACTTTTGACTATCTCAGCTGCGATTGTCTATTTTTTTACTTAAAATATGTTTTGTATATAATTATAGGAGGAAGAACATGAAGAAAAGTAAGAAACAGCACATGTCCATCAGTAGGAAGTTAACAACTATTGTAATAAGTATTTTATTACTATTTGGATTAGTCAATCTAGGTCTATCCTATTATATAGTAAAGAATAGTAATTTAAAAGATATGAATCAATCTCTTTTTGATAAAGGAATGATCTTAGCAAAGACTATAGATCTAAAAACATTGCAATCTATTATAAAGGAGCCTAATGCTAGTAATCCAGATGTTCTTCGTTTAACAAAAGAAATGGATGATATAAACGATCACTCTGATATTATTACAAATCTATACCTTATAACGGTAGATGGAGACAATATAAAAGCGCCTGTTCTATCCTCAAGCATACTGGATTTTGGGGCGGAGTATAACCAAGATATGATAGCTATGGGCTTATCAGATGACTTTTTAGCAAGAATTAAAGAAATTTTTGACACAAAAGAAGCGACCGCTACAAACATTTATTCAGATGAGTATGGTAGCTACAAAACAGGCCTTACACCAATTTTGGATGAAAATGGAACAATCTTAGCCGCATATGCAATTGACTACGATGTATCAATGGTAACGGCTAAGGCGATGTCAGAGGTATTATGGTTTCTTTTAGTGACAGTGATTTTCTTAATTGGTTCTTCCATTGCTGTTTATACAGTTTTAAAAAGAAAAATAACACCAATTCAGCATCTTTCCCTACAATCTAGAAAAGTGGCAGAGGGCAATTTAGAGCTAGAGCCCTTACCTGTGATATCAACAGATGAAGTGGGTCTACTCACAGAAAACTTTAATTCTATGATTGAAAATTTGAAAGCAGTTATTAAAAGCACTACAAATGTTTCCGCACGTGTTTCAAACACTGCCAATATATTATCTACCAATATGCAAGAAGCAACAGATTCATACAATAGTGTAGCTTCATCGATGCAAGAGATTGCTGGAGGTGCTGATTTACAAGTCCAAAAAGCAAAAGAAAGCTCGATTACCATTGAGGAAATGAGCATGGGTATTCAACGAATTGCCATGACCTCCAATCAAATATCAGAATCCTCAATCCTAGCATCTGAGGAAGCTGAAAAAGGAAATGACTCGACAAATAAATCTGTAGCTCAAATGAATGCGATTAGTAAAGCAGTGAATCAATCAGCAGCATCCGTAAAAATGCTTGGCGAACATTCAGGTAAAATTGAAGAAATCGTTGGTATTATTACAGGTATCGCCTCTCAAACGAATTTATTGGCATTGAATGCAGCCATTGAAGCAGCTCGTGCTGGTGAAGCAGGAAGTGGCTTTGCTGTTGTAGCTGATGAAGTTCGCAAGCTTGCAGAGCAATCTGAGGCATCCGCTCGTGAAATTTCCACGCTTATCTCACATATTCAGCATGATACAAATGCATCTGTAAATGTGATGATGCATGCTGTGAAGGAAGTGGATAATGGTCTGGTCATGATTAATGATTCTGAAAAATCATTTAGTCATATTTTAACTTCAATCCACCATGTTACTGGACAAATACAAGAACTATCCGCAACAATAGAAGAAATGGCCGCCGGTATGGAAGAAGTAACCTTAGCTGTAAAGGATATGGAAGATTTCTCTGTAGGTTCAAGAGATAATACACGAGCAGTCGCTGAAACTTCTTCTTCTCAACTGAATACCGTACAAAGAGTTTCTGAAGAAGCTCAAGTATTAACTGATTTGTCTAGTGAATTATTAAATGTTGTTAACTCATTTGTCGTAAAATAAAATGAAAAGAGTCTTTCTATAAGCAGAAGCTTGTTATCCCGCAGATTTATGAACATCTGCGGGAGTTACTCGCTAAAATGAATTTTTAATATTCTGCTTATTGATTTCCCTCTTTGATAATAGGAGTTGTTATGATTGAATAATACACGAGATTTTAATTTATATTTATCACATCATCAAACACAACTATTGGAACAGCAAATGCTAGTCTCTCATTGTACAAAGCTGTTAAATGAGGTGGATTTGCAAGCATACCAAGCATTAAATCAAACTAAAGCCTATTACGATACAAATACCACTATTCCTGAAATCTTTTATCAAGTTGCACACCAATTTGCTGATGCAATTGCCTTATCCTTCGAGGGCGGTACGATGACCTATCATCAGCTAAATGAACAATCTAATCAAGTTGCCCATATGTTAGTAGATAATGGTCTGCAAAAAGGTGATTTTGTAGCGATTATAATGGAGCGTAGTAAGGAAACAATCATTAGTCTTCTAGGAGTACTAAAAGCTGGTGGTGCCTATGTGCCCATTGACCCAAGCTATCCGCAAGAACGTTGCCAGTACCTATTGAACGATACTAGCGCCCTATTTGTCTTGACGAAAGATGAACATAGGAACTTACTGAGCCAACTTATACATAATGATGCTCAACCTCGGGTGGTGTTGACCGTCAATCAGAAGGAAAGTTTTTCAAAAGAAAATATCCACAGCAATCTACGCCCATCTGATTTAGCCTATATTATTTATACATCTGGATCCACAGGTAAACCAAAAGGTGTCATGCTCAAACATAAGGCTGTTATTAACTTAATAACAGCTAATCAGAGAATTTACCAATCCACTAAAGATGACGTCTATTCTCAATTTATCTCCTACAGTTTTGACCCTTCAGTGACAGAAACATTTACAGCTTTTTTTTCAGGTGCAAGACTACATATGCTAACAAGTATTGAACGCCTATCCATCGAAGCATTTGCTAATATGATCGCACTGGAAAAGATTACCACTGCGACTGTGCCAAATGCTTTCTTTACACAGCTTGCCACATATCTACCTGTAGAATTCAAAGAAAAATTATCGTCTCTTACATATTTATCAGTCGGTGGTGAAGCTCTAATGCCCGCTGTTGTTCAAAGATGGCAGGAGAAATTCGGTAAATATACAGAAATTATTAATGTTTATGGACCAACTGAATGCACAGTGCTATCCTCCTACTATAAGATAAAGAATCCGATAACAGACAGTCTAGGAAGCATACCAATTGGCAGACCGATTGCCAACTATGAAATGTATATTGTTAATAGTAATGATCAGCTTTGCCCAATCAATGTCACAGGTGAATTATGTATTGCAGGTGCTGGTTTAGCAGCAGGTTATTTACACCAACCTGAAAAAACAGCCGAGGTTTTTGTTCCACATCTATTTAAAGCTGAGGAATTGATGTATCGAACAGGCGATTTAGTCCGTTTATTGCCAAGCGGTGTCATTGAATTTATTGGACGGAAAGATTCGCAAATTAAAGTAAGAGGATTTCGTATTGAACTTGGGGAAATTGAAGCAGTGTTAAGCAATTACTCTAGCATTCAAGAGGCAATAGTTATAGCGAAGAAAAATACAGACGGCAATAATAGTTTAATTGCCTATTATACTGTGTCAGGTGGTATGCAAATAGAACAAATAGCCATTAGAGAGTATTTATCAAATAATTTACCAGAATATATGATTCCTGAGCGATTCTTTGAATTACCAGAGATGCCTCTGTCTCCAACAGGTAAAATTGATCGGAAGCAATTACTGGAGATAGAAGAAACTGTATCTCTAAATAGCAAATATATAGCGCCAAAAAATGATAGACAGGAAATGCTAGCCAAGGCATGGGAGTATGTACTTGGTGTTGAGCAAGTTGGCATTCACGATAACTTTTTCCACATCGGTGGACATTCGTTGAAAGTTCTAGAGATTCTTGTCCAAGTGAAAAAGCATATTCCTTTCTTAAAAATACAAGACTTCTTCCAACATCAAACTATTGCAGAGTTAGATTATTATATTTGTAATTATCAATTTGAGAATCACGCAAACCAAGAGATGACATCTACTGTCCTATTAAAGGAATTAAAGGAGCCTAACCGCCTACCAGTTTCTGATGCAGTAGAACCATTACCTATGAAAACAGTATTGCTAACTGGCGCTACTGGCTTTTTAGGAAGTCACGTATTATATGAGCTGTTAATGACAACAAATATACAGGTTTACTGCCTCATTAGACCAAATGCCCATGTATCCATTGAAAAAAAGCTTTATGATACTATGCAATTTTATTTCAAGGACAGCATCACTACACTTTTGAAAGATCAAGTGACAGTGATCCAAGGCGATTTGGGACATCAAAGGCTGGGCCTATCTGACAAAGATGAGCATGTAATTATTAATCAAATTGATGCTATCATTCATTGTGGAGCGGATGTAAGGCATTTTGGTGCAGCGGAACAATTTAATGATGTAAACGTCAAAGGCACTAAATATCTGCTGGAACTAGCTAGACGTAAAAAGGGTATTCATTTCCACTATGTTTCAACATTAGGTATTCCAGAGGAGCTTGCCACAAATAATTGGGGACCTGATGAAGCACAAGGTAACTTTAATTATGACTACAAGCTCGATAATGTATATACGCAGAGTAAGCTAGAGGCTGAGAATCTTGTACGACAGGCTAACAAGCAGGCTATTCCTATATCCATCTATCGTGTTGGGAATTTAACCTGTCATTCTGAAACTGGTAAATTCCAGCGCAATATCGATGACAATGCTTTTTATCGTATGATAAAATCCATGCTTTATTTAGGTAAGACACCTATTGCTCATTGGCACGTTGACTTTACACCAATTAATTATGCAAGCCAAGCACTAGTAGCTCTTGCATGTCAGCCTAATTCAAACGGACAAGTATTCCATTTATGTAACCCAGCTCCGTTGCCTTATCTAGACTTTATTGAAATGATTCAGGACCTTGGTTATCAGCTTGAAACTGTGACTGCACAGGAATATACGAACTGGCTTTTATATAATGAGCATACAGTGGAAGCACAGGCATATTTATCATTAGCCATTGCACAGCTAGAAGGTGATGGAGCAAGTGATTCACCATTTGTCTTTAATTGTGATAAAACACAAGCGTTTTTAGCACATACGAAAATTTCATGTGCAGTACCCAATCCAGCCTTTATTCGCAAGTTGATTCATTACGGCATCAAAATGGAATATTTCCCTAAGCCAAAGTCTGTAAAAATCATATGAAGATTAAGGAAGTTTACTTATTTGCGTTACCTCTTGGTCAACAATTGGTACAAGCAGAATGGGATATGCTTTTCTATCAAACTATCACAGCCATAGTAGCATAGAATTTTATAATATAAGCATTAGCAGGACAGGCAAAGAGCATTATTAGAATGCACTCTTATTCGATAGGCAATTTTCGGTAATCACCGAATTCAAGGAGAAAGAGATGCTAACGGACATTCATATATTATGAATAATAAATGGGAAGGCGATGTGACTCTGTCACATTCAGGAAAGTGGATAGTTGTGGCACTAACTACAAAGGGTAGCATCAGAGTTGATGTGGAAGAAATAATACCATTGAGTGAAGAGGTCATATTATCTGCAATGACACAGGCTGATTTAGATATATTTTACTCAAAAGTCAATCCCAATTGATTACAAGCTTTAGATAGATACAAGTACTAAACTATCTTGATAAGCAACATCCCGTTTCTATTTGTTGGGATAGTATGCATGCGCATTTAACTGTAATAATATTGAATAGAAACCAACTACTTACTCATTGAAAATAACAATAGCAAACTAGAATCAATCCTAGTTTGCTATCCCTTTAAGTTCAAACCTAGAGATTAACCTCCCCTTCTCTTCACTTATTTAAATAAATCTGGGTACATTTCTTTTGCTAAAGCTTCCATACCATCTATCGTATTATAGCTATAGCCGAACATGTAATTATAATCTACAATATAAATTTGTTTATTTTTAATAGCTTTCATACTTGAAAGTTTAGGATTGGCATAAATTTCTTCGCGTACTTTTGTAAGATCTGATCCATCCCAGTTTGGTAGAATTAGAACATCTGGATCTGTCGCAATTAAAGTTTCCATGCTAATATCACCTGTTTCATCTTTAAAGATATTATCCAGTTTAATCATATTAAATGAATTATTAAAGAATGACTCACCATGTGCTGACCATACGAAAAGATCTTTTGGATCATTTGTATGCAAGTATGCAAATGTTTTGTGCTCTTTAATGCTCTCTAATTTAGTAGAAATATTCTTTTGTCTATCTTTTAATTCCTTTATAAAGCTCTCTGCTTTGTCTTGTACATTAAAAATTTGC
This window harbors:
- a CDS encoding methyl-accepting chemotaxis protein, with translation MKKSKKQHMSISRKLTTIVISILLLFGLVNLGLSYYIVKNSNLKDMNQSLFDKGMILAKTIDLKTLQSIIKEPNASNPDVLRLTKEMDDINDHSDIITNLYLITVDGDNIKAPVLSSSILDFGAEYNQDMIAMGLSDDFLARIKEIFDTKEATATNIYSDEYGSYKTGLTPILDENGTILAAYAIDYDVSMVTAKAMSEVLWFLLVTVIFLIGSSIAVYTVLKRKITPIQHLSLQSRKVAEGNLELEPLPVISTDEVGLLTENFNSMIENLKAVIKSTTNVSARVSNTANILSTNMQEATDSYNSVASSMQEIAGGADLQVQKAKESSITIEEMSMGIQRIAMTSNQISESSILASEEAEKGNDSTNKSVAQMNAISKAVNQSAASVKMLGEHSGKIEEIVGIITGIASQTNLLALNAAIEAARAGEAGSGFAVVADEVRKLAEQSEASAREISTLISHIQHDTNASVNVMMHAVKEVDNGLVMINDSEKSFSHILTSIHHVTGQIQELSATIEEMAAGMEEVTLAVKDMEDFSVGSRDNTRAVAETSSSQLNTVQRVSEEAQVLTDLSSELLNVVNSFVVK
- a CDS encoding peptide synthetase; this encodes MNNTRDFNLYLSHHQTQLLEQQMLVSHCTKLLNEVDLQAYQALNQTKAYYDTNTTIPEIFYQVAHQFADAIALSFEGGTMTYHQLNEQSNQVAHMLVDNGLQKGDFVAIIMERSKETIISLLGVLKAGGAYVPIDPSYPQERCQYLLNDTSALFVLTKDEHRNLLSQLIHNDAQPRVVLTVNQKESFSKENIHSNLRPSDLAYIIYTSGSTGKPKGVMLKHKAVINLITANQRIYQSTKDDVYSQFISYSFDPSVTETFTAFFSGARLHMLTSIERLSIEAFANMIALEKITTATVPNAFFTQLATYLPVEFKEKLSSLTYLSVGGEALMPAVVQRWQEKFGKYTEIINVYGPTECTVLSSYYKIKNPITDSLGSIPIGRPIANYEMYIVNSNDQLCPINVTGELCIAGAGLAAGYLHQPEKTAEVFVPHLFKAEELMYRTGDLVRLLPSGVIEFIGRKDSQIKVRGFRIELGEIEAVLSNYSSIQEAIVIAKKNTDGNNSLIAYYTVSGGMQIEQIAIREYLSNNLPEYMIPERFFELPEMPLSPTGKIDRKQLLEIEETVSLNSKYIAPKNDRQEMLAKAWEYVLGVEQVGIHDNFFHIGGHSLKVLEILVQVKKHIPFLKIQDFFQHQTIAELDYYICNYQFENHANQEMTSTVLLKELKEPNRLPVSDAVEPLPMKTVLLTGATGFLGSHVLYELLMTTNIQVYCLIRPNAHVSIEKKLYDTMQFYFKDSITTLLKDQVTVIQGDLGHQRLGLSDKDEHVIINQIDAIIHCGADVRHFGAAEQFNDVNVKGTKYLLELARRKKGIHFHYVSTLGIPEELATNNWGPDEAQGNFNYDYKLDNVYTQSKLEAENLVRQANKQAIPISIYRVGNLTCHSETGKFQRNIDDNAFYRMIKSMLYLGKTPIAHWHVDFTPINYASQALVALACQPNSNGQVFHLCNPAPLPYLDFIEMIQDLGYQLETVTAQEYTNWLLYNEHTVEAQAYLSLAIAQLEGDGASDSPFVFNCDKTQAFLAHTKISCAVPNPAFIRKLIHYGIKMEYFPKPKSVKII